The following is a genomic window from Struthio camelus isolate bStrCam1 chromosome 17, bStrCam1.hap1, whole genome shotgun sequence.
gcacacacacacacacacacaaagcctcCAGGAGTTCCCTCTTTCTGCATAGTTCACTTCCTAAAAGACAGCCAAAGTACCAAGTGCCAAAGCGAAGGAGATGATGTGCAGGCACACCCAGAGAGCAGCCATGCCCCTCAGCAAAGGGGGATGCATCCCATCTGTGGGGAGAAAGCCAGTAGGGCTCAGCAGAGGGAATTCAACCTCTCTCACACCCGGTGCTGAGATGTTAAATGTCTGTACGCAGGACCATGAATTCCTGTGTAGCCCATGGTTCTCTACATCTGTTACCTCACAAGGAATTTGGAGTCAGTGAGTCAAGGTAGGTTGCATTCCAGTTAATATCCGGGGTCCCACTGATTGCAGCCCATGTAGGAAACTGCTACAGGACTTTTTTTTGCTACAAATGATGCTGGAGGGGATGCCACTGCCTCCTGTCTGAGAGCGCTCTGCAGCAGAAGAAATGTTCTCATGAGGCTGAGAGCATTTGCAGGGGCAACTAAGATTTGGATGATCATTTGTAAAAGTATTTTGGTActttggaggaggaaaataaaactggaaCGGATGATAGCAAAGTTCATGGCAGAGCTGGTTCCAAGGCTGTGTCTTCCCTGAGACAGGCAGAGTGGACACTTGAGCTGGATCTAGAGCAGACATCTGCTCTCACTTCCAAAAGCCTACTTCTCCCTGGCATGTAAATGTGACTAGAGGAAATGAGTATCACAGTGAGAGACGGAGACAGCCTTCAGCCCCCTTAGTGACTCTCAGTGACTCTTTCTTTATAGAAAAATTATATGGACTTAAATTCCAAATaaattatgctaaaaaaaaaaaaagagaacttgtTAAATCTTCATTCTACTAGTTTCTATGAACACTTCCACCATTTAACAGTTGTATGTTGCTATAGCTGATCCTAAGTCAGCACAACTCTGAAGTAATGTTAGGAATCAAAAAAAGGTACCTGCTGCCTTTGTGAATGCAAACTCTGGTGGTTTATGCCTCTTTCTAGTACGGTCACTGCTGTTTCACCTCTGCTTAGGTGAGAGGCACTATTTAAGAATCTTAGACAAAGCCTGGTTTCTCAGTTGCGTGTCTCACATTAGTGTGTGTTTAATGCTATTAACAGTAACATCCTTCTTAAATCCTGAATTCAGTTCCTGGAggcttttccttcctgctttcgtTCCCATTTATCCAGCTCTCCTTCCTGTGACTGGCAGCAGACACTCCCCAGGAAGCAAATCTTGGCATTGTGCCATGTCCTGCTCATCTTCCAGCCCAATGTTTCCTCCATGCCCCAGGTGGCTGGCAAAACAGCCCTTGCAGCCTACCCTGCTACAGCCCTGCAGAAAACCCCTTGCAAATTCAACCTGGAGCTGAAAGGCAAGGTGGGCTTTTTCTGCCTAGTCTCTTCTCTTCAATAAAGACATGAATGAGAATGTTGTCCAGCATTTCTGGTGAAGCTGCATGAGCCAGGGCATGCTAAGCACAGGCTGCCCCTCCTAGCTTAATCGAAACAAAAAGCAATCCTACCTTAGCCACAGAAGCTGGCAAGAGCTCTTTCCAGCCTCAAAAGCTTTGCTGGTTTTGAGCTTGAATTTCTCTGTTTGAGCTTCCAGTTTTTCAGTAGCAGCTTTAGAGGTTTCCTGCATTTCACAAGGGCATTTGCTAACAATGAATGCCTCCAATAAGCTGTCTGTTGACTTGttgacatttaaaatgtattttgtttttcttgctcccTCGGCTGCAGTAAGTTAGTTCATTTGGAATTACAATGACAGCACAGTAGGACTTGATTTGTCTTTTGCTTGCATAAAATTTAGTTGAAATTTGTGTGAATCCTAAAAGACAAGGTGTTTGAATGAGAtgaagtaaaatgtattttttttaaataaaaggaagttagaattctcttttctttctcagcctCAAAGATGTAGAAAATCTTGGAAGGGAAATTCATTGGCTTCTgaaggaattttaaaattaaaacctcTTCGCCCCTCTAATGAGGGAGGTTTTCAGAGGAAACAAGCCATCTGTGTTCACATTCCCGATGACGGTCCAGCAGTCTCCTTCCAGGAACACTGGAGCGCCCTGGCCCGGCCCAGCCTGCGTCGCAGCACAGACAGAGgccctgcagcaggagcctgtGGCGCGGGGCTTGGAGGCTGTGACCCCCGAAGCTGTGGTTCTGCTGCCGTGGGACAACAGCTGGAGCAAGGGGTGCAGGAGGACACTGTGTTGAGGCGTAATGCAGGGAGGAAATGAAGCACAGCAGGCTTTTATGGAGACTGGGGAAAGGGACATGCAAATGTGACGTAGGGGCATGTCTTAATTAGCTGTTCTTGGGCCAAATGAAAGAAACCTCACAGGTGAGCAGGACTGCAGGGGCCCACATTGATAAATTTCACAGAAGTGCCCAGCCTTGGGTATGACAGCAAGAGGGTTTCCTTCTCCCAGGAAAAATCTCTGCTGTGGGGGGCCAGGCCTGAGGTGAAGATGCAGGCTTGACTCTGGGAGAGGACCAGTCCTGGGCGGGGGTGCAGGCCCTGCGCTGGGAGAATCTAACTGGGTATGGAAATCAACAGGCCTTAACATCTGTCAAGATCGAGAGCTACTGATGCGTACCGAGAGCAATGGGTATCTCTGGATGTCATGCCTGAGCGATGTGTATCAAAATCAATACTCGTCAAGGCCCGCCAATGTCAATAGTCATCACTGCCTGCCAAGAGCAACATCAGCCCGAGACCCAAAGGTATGCAGGCATGTCGGGAACTAGAGGTATCGGTGCCGATCAATAACGTTCAGTATTGATAGATACTGCCCCCTGCCAGTTACTACACCCCCAAGCTACTTATTACAGCCCCCTGCAAGTTATTACGCCACTTCTAGACATATCATGTCCTCCCCTCATGTATCGCGCCTCCCTACTAATTATTACACCCCCTGCCGACATATTACGCCTCTTTCCCATTTatcacacccccccacacacttatTCCCCCCGCAAATTATTACACCCCCTGCTGACATATCACACATCCCCTCCACTTATTACTGATATCGATATCAAAGACTATTTATAGGCCTGGCATTTGACAGGCATCCATGCTGCTCCATATTGAGAGGGATTGATGCTGATACCTTTCAATGCCCaccaagaagaaaagcaaggtgAGAGCAAAAGCGAGAGATGCCTTTTGAGACTGGGAGTTATCGATGGCTATCAGCAGGGAATCAGTATCGTGAGGGTGCGGAATCAAAACACGGGCAGGGTGCAGTTTCTAAAAACATGTACTTTGCAGAAGATATTTATAATACCAGGCTGCGTCTGCTTTAGTGGAAACAAACCCCTTCCCCTCCTtacagggagagaagaaagaacagtTCCAGAGTGAGTGGATGGGTGGCCCCTGTATTCTGCTTGTCCCTTTCCACCTCTTTCACCTGTACTAAACAACAGTGACTTTCCATCTTTGGTCAGTGAATGACTTCTGCTTCAGAAGCAACTAAGCAAGCTGGTCTAATGACTGCCCAACTCACTGTACGGGAGTCACATCTCCACTGGAAAAATGGGTATGGATTCTCGCATCAAAAAGGGTTGATATCCCCAAATTCTGGATTATATCTGCTAGGAGACCAAAGGCTTCCTTGCATACCAGATCAATGGAGGCTACACAGTATATCAGtcaccttccctttccttttttctgaagtcATCTGAATTCACACTGGTACAAAATGTGTCAAAACCTGACGAGGTGCATGGCGTTAGCAAGGTGGCTTATATAGCTAAAAGGCAAAGTTTACTATGATGATCTTATTATTAACTTTACATTAAATCATGCTGTAATGTTAAAGTACCAGACTCAAACTCTCCTTGACAAATTTCAGGTAGGCAGGTCTCAGGACTTCAGTGAGACGATAGGCTTAAGCATACACAAGTGGTGTTTCTTACAAGCATAGGGCCTAAGTATGGTTTTAGATTAATCCTTAACTCACTGACTCATCCATTGCTTTACGTTAGAGTATAGCAGAAAGCAGGATTTGAGTATTACTTAGCATGTGTATTCATGCACAACCCATAGGTGAGGAAAGACCAGTCTTTCTTTACTGATGATTATTAATGGCACTGCTCATTGATAGTGAATTttaatccattttctctccttacTTTTTCAGAgagttattttctctctctctgtttccttcAGACTGTTTAATGCAGAAAGactaaaaattaatttatgttCGATACTAGCTACATTTTACACTTAAGTATTAATGACATCTaaactttttaatcttttttttttcagttctattttgACAACAGGAAATAGTTTGCATTTCCTCTGCTTCCGAGGATCCCCCTTCCTAAAGGGTGAAGGGCTGGAGGGGCAAAAAAGAACAGCTGGGATGATACAGGTTTTCCAGAATTCAAGAGCAGATTCTTTATCTCTTGTTAAAAAGGCTTTTTATACAAGTGCAACTGAAAAATCACTTTCAGATAAACCTGGATTTACATTTGTTCCTCTCACAGAGGTACACCTTGAGACAATGTTTGGCTTTAAAAACTCAAGGACGGTGGCAAAAGACTTTCGTCACAAATTGATAGATTGGAAGCTTGAAGAGCTCTAAATTTCAAAAGCCTACATCAGAAGTCATGGGCAAAAAAGATGTTCTGATGTAGTGATGATGATCTAAGCAATAAACGATCATCAGCAAAGTACAATGAACCAAGAAACCCATTAGGCAGAATATCACTCCTCTGCCAGAGATAACTGAACTACTGCCTCCAAAATTTCCTGAAAGTCTATCGTAAAAGGTAGAGGGCTCCCCAAAGCAGGCTACCGTACAATTTTTAAGAGAAACAACATTTCTAAAAAATCTAGTACTGCAAATGAGAGCCAGGGAAAATTACCTATTTTACCAGACAGAGAAGATGACACCTCTGCAGGACCTCTGAGGACTCCTTATTGTCTCAAAAGAGTGGCAGCCGAAAGCTGTTATCTTTGTTACTGCACACCAGAGATTTCTGCAGAGTCTTACAGGGAATAATGttccttctgcaaaagagctAGTGTTACCAGTGAGAACATGGGTAACTCCTCAGACGCATCATTTACATGTGGAAATTAATCTTGCAGTTCACTTACAGCAATTGGAATCTTCTCTCAGCCTCACTGAGAGCACCTGGAAAATTTCATTCGATTTAATGTACACAGATGCTAATTCTGCTGAAGCTCTAAGAGGAGATCCCCTCTTCTTGAAGAGCCAGCATCAATTGGGAGAATAGCCAAAAGACACTTGACGATGTTACTGAACACAGATTGTGAAGACTCTGAAGAACTTCCCAGAAAGTCCTCTCTTTTTCAAAGACTAGAAACAGGGTAGCAATCAGAAAACATCAACTGTTTTCCCTTAGATGTGAAATTCTACAGTTTCAACATGTATATACTTATACAGTTTTTTTTGTCAAATGTCTTCTACTTACATACTTTGCTTATTCTTATATTTTGCTTGTATCtattgaatcaaaaaaaaaaatctgaatagctAGTTTTCAGTCTCTAAGCCTTAAAAAACATGGGCTAAGTGATGAGAGACTGTAATTCCATAAATTCTTGGCAAGCCACCTTTTTGTTGTTTCAATTTCTCCTTGGGTGACAGCATTTTACCGTTGGGATTACGGTTTATTTGTATTGTGGCCATGCCTAGAGGTCACAGTTAAGACAGCTCTGTTCTAAGTCATGTGAATAGATAAAAAATATTTGAGTTGGAGTGAAGTTACAACCATCATTTCATCAGTGTGTCGTGAAAGGAGGAGACCCAGAAGTAGAAGGAACCAGAAACGTTTACAGGTCTGATTCTCTAGTACTAGTATTCCCTTGATTTCAGTATAGTTCCTCCTTATTGACATCAGAGAAAGGATCAGATGCGGAGAAAGGTCAGTAATAAAGCTGATGTTGGACTCTAAGGTTTTTGGGTCAGGTCCTAGTAAGAGCAGAACTGTGTCCTGTATGTTTTGCCTGAGGTTAGTGATAGTTTGAGAAAGAGAATCCAGGAGATGTCACTGCAGTGCTCCCCATAACCAAGGGGAAAGCTTAACGCCaacataaaaagaaggaaaatacttttctatAATATGTTGCTTTGGGCCAGCATAGTCTCCCTGAAATTTTCTTGTGCCATGTCTCCAGTTCCGGATCGCCCATTCCTATGCTTTACACACACAGATAGATTCCCGCTGCCAAACCCACTAAAACCtgtttttcggggggggggggaagggggcaggttaTACCTACAAGTGCAACTGAGCAGAAACTGTAGGTGCTTTCATTCCTTGAAAATCCTTTGCTTGTGAAAGGACTGCAGGATTAAGTGATCGAAGGCAGAACGCATTCTAGTTATATCCTACACTCTCCCCTTTTACTGTGCTGTTGGATTATTTTATTCCTGTGCATAAACAAGAACCACAATGAAATTCCTATGCAAGAAGCTATTGTTTCCATTCATTATGTGCCCCATCACATAATTTTGGAGCCAAGTTTACCTGCAGCTTTCAACAGTCTACTAAAAACAATAGCGGGCCCTGCAGCAATGAGGTGGCTGCTAATTGCCATGGGTGTTTAGCATTGATGGGGTTCTCTGTTGGCAACCGTTCTAACCCAATTATGTTTCTCAAGTACAACTGAAAAGCATTGTAGGGAGCACCATGTAAATGGCACTGAATGCACTGGGAGCAAGTGACCTCCCAGAAAGATGGACAGGTACCAGCTAAAGCCCCTTATGATTGATTTTCCATGGCTAAAATAGCAACTACAGACATCTGGGTTTGCCCGGTTTATAGAAACACCAGTAAATGCAAGCTATTGTCTTAGTTACAAGAAGAGGGAGGTTTCTTAGAACGACATAGAAATATGATGTTCGGTTATCAATGTGtgatcttttgcttttctttgagcAGACATTTACATTTCAGGAACTAGAAAATTAGTTTATAGTCATCAGAAAAACACACCGAGTCTTGTGTGCgcatgtgtatatgtgcatgtatgtgagCTTAGGACTCAGGCTTGTTTTAATGCAGGCCTGCCATTTAAGTGAGAGATGATTCTTAGATGTAGGCACAGATACATCAAATGGGTCAAAGCTAGCATGGTTATTCGAGTGAGTGACATGTGGCTAGTAAAAAGCCTCACAGACTCAGGACTGGTGGAAAAGATAAGAGTCAGCTGAGCATCTTACAATGTTTCCACTAGGCAGCAGACTAATGTGCTTTCTAAATCATCCTATAATAGAAAGTGCAGTGTTGCAGTTCTTTGCTGTTGCACGTTGTAGAATACCATTCTTACGACTTAAGTCCCAAGACAGGTGCCCTTCCTACTTGTTTCCTTGCTGCTAGGAAGGTCAAAAGCTTTTGCTCTGTTAAATTACGTTGTATTCCTGAGAGCGTTACACCAAACTCATACCAGACTGTCCATGACGTGACATATGGGGCAATCAAATGAGCAGTTTCAGAGGCAGAGCTAACGGGCCATGCTAGAGATACTGTGTCATCCTTTGTCTGTGATTGTCTCCTGTTGataaaggagactttttttttttttaaggaaaaaaaaaagataatatttttcagtctgcaaAACTAAACAATGAATGGAAGAAATGTGTATGTTAATTTATGCAGCTTTCTTTTATACAGAATGCCAGTGTACACTGCATATCaagcttaatatttttgttacaaGAACCTCACAAAGGAGACTGAATCACAGAAGGTGAACTTTGTGCTCTGAAAGCACAGACATTCTCATTGCAGCTTAATGACAGAGTAATCGCTGTTAGCTCTTCTTGGCGTAGTATTCATGCCCTGTCATGAGACGCTCTAATACCATCCAGAAAGGATTGGACCAGTGGTATTTTCTCATGAAAGCCAATTCACCACCAtgaatttgctttgtttttcagcattttgttACACTAGCATTTTGAATGGCACTGGCTGTGCTTTTCAGAGACCCAAAAATGGGGGTACGTTTACACTTCAAGAGCAGGGACGGCAGGGAAGGGCAGATCTGTGCCAAGTAACACCCCAGCTGCTCGCTCTGGGCCCGCAGCGGCCGGAAGGCCAGGGCACGGGCTGGTTTACCTATCGGCGCCGACACCAGCTCTCCGGCGCTGCGTCCAGGCTCGTTACCTTAGAGCTAGCTCCTGTCTGCCAGCGCTCTCCCCCTAGCGAAGACACCCGGTTTTCCCCAGGCTCTGGCGATAATTCACTGATCAGTCCTCTCTGCAGTGTGTTTTCGTACGCGGCCCGTAACAGCTAGTCAGAACGGCccagcttctctttttcttacaACTCCAGAGTAGGCGTCAGATGAGACAACTGCTGCACCAAACCCGGCCTGCTTTCCTCTGAAATAAACCTGTTTTCGGCAACAGAAAGCTCGCAACGAGAGAGGGAGGCGCGTTCCTGTCAGCGCCACtcccggggcgctgcgggccgggccgctccgctccggccgCGCGGGAAGGTGGCGGGGAACCGCGGCCCAGCCGGGCGCTGACCCGGCCTCGGGCCCGCCCGCGCCATCGCTGACGGGAAGCGAGCCGCCGCTTTCCTCCGCATCCTTCCCTGGGAGGTGCCACGCCGCTTGCTCTGATTGGCCACCTCTTCTCCCCCGGCCCAATGAGCTCCTCCCGCCGGGGGTCTGCCGGTGGTGAGGTCACTAGGGTATAGCCCAATGCGGGTGGGAGCCGgagcagagggcgggcggggattggccggccgcgGTGCTGGCAGCGGGTGATTGGCTGGCGTGGCGGAGGGGGTGTGGAAGCGGGCTCCGCTGCTGGGGGGCGGCGGTGCCGGCCGGGCTGAGGAGCGATGCGGGGCGGCTGCTGCCTCTTCCCGttgctgctgctggcgctgctgggcGGGCCGTGTCGCGGCAGGGAGCCCGCACCGGGTGCTGTTACCTGCGGGTCGGTGCTGAAGCTGCTCAACACCCGCCACAGCGTGCGGCTGCACTCGCACGAGGTCAAGTACGGCTCCGGtgagcagggccggggcgggagcgCCGCGCTGAGGCGACCCGGGGCAAGGAAGTGTTGGTCGGCCGGCAGTgaggggcagggaaagggggggAGGACGGCTGGGAAACGGTGAGGGGACAGACGGTGAGGGGGGGCTGTGAAATGGCGGGGGGGCTCGCGGGGAGGGAGGTTGGGGAATGGCGGGCGGGAAGGGGGGCTGTGAAAtggcgggggggcaggcgggaaggGGGGCTGTGAAAtggcgggggggcaggcgggaaggGGGGCTGTGAAATGGCGGGGGGCGGGTGGGAAGGGGGGGCTGTGAAATGGCGGGGGGGTAGGTGGGAAGGGGGGCTGTGAAAtggcgggggggcaggcgggaaggGGGGCTGTGAAAtggcgggggggcaggcgggaaggGGGGCTGTGAAATGGCGGGGGGCGGGTGGGAAGGGGGGGCTGTGAAATGGCGGGGGGGTAGGTGGGAAGGGGGGCTGTGAAAtggcgggggggcaggcgggaaggGGGGCTGTGAAATGGCGGGGGGCGGGTGGGAAGGGGGGGCTGTGAAATGGCGGGGGGGTAGGTGGGAAGGGGGGCTGTGAAATGGCGGGGGGCAGGCAGCGAGTGGGACAGGGAGATGGCGGGTGGCCCAGGGAAGGAGGTTTGAGGTTTCTGGGGATTGTGCCCCTGGTgcgggggggagggagcagcaggccaGGGATTGTGGGGTGTCCTGGGGGAGAACTGGCAGGCTGGGAGGAAAGCTGCAGAGAGGAGGGTGCTGAGGCCCAGGGTGTGAGAAGGGGTTGGGGCAGGACTCCACCGCAGAGTACCAGGGGTGCTCTGCCCTCACCCGAGGTGACCCACTGGTCTGTGTGGAGGGCCTCAGCAGTCCCATCTCAGCCTCTGTGCCGGGAGGGGTGAGGCTGCTGAGTGCCTTGTTTGAGTGCTTGAAAAAAATGATagtatttttgaaaaggaaaagatgcgAATAGTATTTCATGGATCATACCTCCAACATAACTTCTTCTCGTGTGTTTGCTGTGAACTTTAACAGTTCACATCTCCTAACACGTGCTCTGTTTAAGTTCTTCGTGCTCTGTTTAAGTTCTTCGGTCTAAAGTCATTTGGTACCTGCATTTCCATTGCAGTCAATAGGTGGACTATGACAACTAAGCACCTCTAAGCATGAAGGCATGAGACCATTAAGGCAGATTTCTTTAGATGTTCATGccttaacattttttcttctccttatcaGTTCAGTTTGTTTATTAGATTGCAGCACGAATAAGGTTATAGAATTAGAGGCTGTCTAAAACAGGAAAATGGTTGAGACTGAAATACTCTTTTGTAGTGTGTTTCAGAACTTTTTGAACTGGGAAAAGTGGGTTAAGCCTCCTACTACTTAATTCTGTTGAAACAGGAAGTGGGCAACAGTCAGTGACAGGAGTTGAAGCTTCAGATGATGCTAACAGTTACTGGCGGATTCGTGGGAAAAGTGATGGCAGCTGCCAGCGAGGAACACCGGTGAAATGTGGGCAAGCTATACGACTTACCCACGttaacacaggaaaaaatttaCACACTCATCACTTCCCATCACCACTCTCCAATAACCAAGTGAGTTGTTCTAAATGTTAAGCTTttgtataaagcttttttttttttttgtataaagctTTTGCATGATAGTAACAATACCTCTTtccagtttttaatatttttgaagaatCAGGCTTGGCTATCAGCTGCCAGAAATGGTATGTCTGTGCATATCCCAAGTGCATCTTGGAATAATATATGTAAGCTCTTGACAGAGGAAATTTTAATATGTATCAGTATTGCACAGTAGTTTAACTAATCTATATTGGTTTCTCTATACTGCGCTACTGCTAGTGGGAAGACTGTTCTGAAGTGTTTAAACACTTTCAAGGTGTAAGAGACTGAGTGCTTTCCTCAACATCATGAAGTTTGCTCTAGAGCCAGGCAACAGATTATGTATTGTGACACTAGGCATTCCTATATCCAA
Proteins encoded in this region:
- the SDF2L1 gene encoding stromal cell-derived factor 2-like protein 1, with translation MRGGCCLFPLLLLALLGGPCRGREPAPGAVTCGSVLKLLNTRHSVRLHSHEVKYGSGSGQQSVTGVEASDDANSYWRIRGKSDGSCQRGTPVKCGQAIRLTHVNTGKNLHTHHFPSPLSNNQEVSAFGDDGEGDDLDIWIVQCSGTHWERDDAVRFKHVGTDVFLSITGEQYGHPIRGQREVHGMPTANHHNYWKAMEGIFIKPSMDPAKHDEL